The following coding sequences are from one Nicotiana tabacum cultivar K326 chromosome 1, ASM71507v2, whole genome shotgun sequence window:
- the LOC107768228 gene encoding protein FAR1-RELATED SEQUENCE 5-like, which translates to MDETFIQRKRTAAVVGSMIIPKYCDPKTVYTPKDIQTDMLSEHGVNLSYMQAWRAKEKALQFLRENPADSYSKLPKYFYILEETYPGLVVKLKKTSNECFLYVFVSLCTSISGWQHCRPVVVVDGTFLKSAYRGIMLTASTMDAAGTILPLTYVVVDSENDASWKWFFEQFKQAYGEWPSMCVVSDRNESILKATSIVYPGMPHYSCMWHIWTNIRSKFKKGHLQLHELYFATARSYTLDEFNERMSKIEEVDPHVKSYLYDIGYHRWSRVHATVNRTWTMTSNIAESLNVVRDSTDHIHTMLDGLKRYIVCLENKKCSCGQFQLEELKCAHALAALRHRNETYENYCSPYYTRESLLRTYEIPVNHILDKSK; encoded by the exons ATGGACGAAACATTCATACAGCGCAAACGTACTGCAGCTGTAGTTGGTAGCATGATCATTCCAAAGTATTGTGATCCTAAGACTGTTTACACACCAAAGGACATACAAACTGACATGTTATCCGAACACGGAGTGAACCTAAGCTACATGCAAGcatggagagcaaaggaaaaggctTTACAGTTTTTGAGAGAGAATCCGGCTGACTCCTACAGCaaattacccaaatatttttatattcttgagGAAACTTATCCTGGTTTGGTTGTTAAATTGAAGAAGACATCAAATGAATGTTTCTTATACGTATTTGTTTCTCTTTGTACATCAATAAGTGGTTGGCAACATTGTAGGCCAGTAGTAGTGGTTGATGGGACATTCTTAAAGTCAGCCTACAGGGGGATTATGCTGACAGCAAGCACCATGGATGCAGCAG GTACAATATTGCCCTTGACATATGTTGTGGTTGATTCTGAAAACGACGCATCTTGGAAgtggttctttgagcaattcaagcaGGCATATGGTGAATGGCCTTCAATGTGTGTCGTTTCAGATAGGAATGAGAGTATACTGAAGGCAACATCAATTGTCTATCCGGGCATGCCACACTACtcttgcatgtggcatatttggacaaatataaggTCAAAATTCAAGAAGGGTCATCTACAATTACATGAATTGTACTTTGCTACAGCACGGTCATACACTctggatgaatttaatgaaagaatGTCGAAGATTGAAGAGGTAGACCCGCATGTGAAATCTTACCTATATGATATTGGCTATCATAGATGGTCAAGAGTACATGCAACTGTGAATAGAACGTGGACAATGACATCAAATATTGCAGAGTCGTTGAACGTT GTGAGGGATTCAACAGATCATATACATACTATGTTAGATGGTTTGAAGCGATACATTGTGTGTCTAGAAAACAAGAAATGTAGTTGTGGCCAATTCCAACTTGAAGAACTTAAATGTGCACATGCTTTAGCAGCATTAAGGCACAGGAATGAAACATATGAAAACTATTGCTCTCCGTATTACACAAGGGAGAGCCTTCTGCGTACATATGAAATACCAGTAAATCATATTCTTGATAAAAGCAAATAG